caAAAGATACTTTCAGTACATGTTGATCCatattatatgactctcaaatgAAGCAATTCGAGCCTTCAGCACTCTTGAATGGAGTGATCCTCGGCATGCTTGAAAAATACATACAATTACAgttaaaactatttgtaatatGCTCGTGTAAgcttttttctttagaataatcGCCCACTGAGAAAGTAAGTAGAAATATCTTAAgacttcctttctttctttttattcattcgtGGGTATTCATTCCTTCGTTAGGCGTAGctgttatatatttcatattaatggaGTGATCACATTATCTTTACCATTGGcacacattttttattcttagtttttatCTTTCATTGACTTAATTCATAATCCTTCTTATAGCGAAATATCCGAATCTAACATATTCGCAtcgatatttattatattattttcatactaACTGTAAAAGCATCTCCGAAAAATCTTGCAAACTATTGTTATGCcaattgttgcttttttttacaGGCCATTTAAAAACAGAAACCAGCGGTAGTGGTCTtccgaaaactttctcgcgtactctctaataaagatgagCTTGTGTATTACATGCATTTTTCcttcaaccgactgaaaccaaatTTCGACGCAGAGCTACAGTTGCAGTCACGGAATCACGTACCAAATCTAATGTACTTAAgtcaaggcatttttttttttaaagttatcgcgtttacacgCTTCTGGAAgcacagacagtcaaccccttgttggatttggctcaaagtttgatGCCTACAcaacaaatgttaaatttatgtaccgaattttatccctCTTGTTCTTTTCGATTTGTAGTTATATTGTTAACTTACATTTAAACAGCCGGACAGgcttcctctgaacatattttgctcaaagtttgatagatatatactattttgatataaagaccgtataccgaatttcatctgtctagctcaaagcgtttttgagttatctttgcgcAGGCGAACAGAGagacataatacaaaaaatgtGTCATTTGAACAaggagaggtctaaaacgtgtagATCCGCCATAATATCgagtttgtattttttgaagatgACTCTCCTTTTtcaatatttcgtatatgagaaagtaaaaagtgccAGCATTAAACTTATTAacgttacaaattatttttcatttctaaggACCGCATGAAGTTCATTTTGTATTCATCTTTACCTTAGTGcgcaattttaaaaatggaaagaaagatAGACACGAAGCCTGCGTTTTTGGAGATGGATAGCAGTCCAAAAGATTGAAATTGtgttttcttaattaaagtaGCTAATTCTTTCATCTCTTCTTCTCAAAGATAGATAAAGGAATGCAAAGTCCTTGTAATCTGATTTGGAagaggataaaaaaaagtttaatgattcatttttaaaactttgatttttgtCTTCATGACTTTGAAGGTTTGTTAGAATGCTCCGTCTCCTTTTTCTCCTTCTTTCGTGTACGAAGTGTAAAGAAAATACTgcaatcgtcaaagaattcgaactcgagattctgacaaTCTCCATTTTTTAGACCTATCTGAATGTGAAAATCAGATTTTGGGCCCtaatgtctgtctgtgacgaagatgactcaaaaaagctttgaactCGACGGATGCAATTCGGtcttcacataaaatattttgatataaatcaaattttgagcgaaatccgttCAGAAGAATTTTGTTTGTCGGGCTGTTCAAATGCCAGTTAACAATATAACTACAGATCGGagagagctggatggataaaattcggcaaaCGGTTTTAGCATTTATGTGGCAGACGCCCATCAAATGTCGAACCGAATCCAACCAGGGGTTCAATGTCTACTGTCAGGAGCTTGTAAGGGCGAatgactcaaaaacgcaatgatttaaacatatcaaatttgatgtgtgATCTTGGGACTGCAAATGCAGTTCTCTGTCAAACTTCAGTTTCAAGCAGTATGGAAAAAATGGATCTGAAACATAAATTCTCCATTTTTAGAAAGACTGCGAAAACGTTTTGGCGAGACCTCTTCCACTGGTTGcgaatcagtaaaatatttactctttGTAAATACTGGCACAGATGCTACTCCTTAAACTATACAACTGGCGATTTAAGTGGCACCGATTTTCAATTGAcagaataaaaaatcaatataccagaaaaatcaattttttcggTGTCagtatttgaaaattgatttattgacTACGAATTTTGGCCCTCGACCGCTGAAGGGCGAACCAGTGAGACGAAGCCTGCAATTCGTTTTTGTTTTCGATGTTTAACGGGTGCTTACTTCGAACTTTTATCATTAATGCATTTGAGTTTATCTCAcctttcaaaaatggaagtagTGTTGTGGTATTGTTTCAAGAGATGTTTCTTTTTGTCATGAAAAAGTGCATTCAGTCAGTGGGAAGAAGATATGAAAGAGGTCAAGAAATAGGTTTCAAACAGAATATTTTGTCTGAATGTTGCCAGATAAGTAATCGTTATGACTTGCATATAGGGATtacaatatcggaccaaaagttcaataccggtattcggtattttttggATCTTAATACCTTGATACCGAtattaataccggtagtagaaattttagaaaaagaaagaaaacacagatgtttctttcttttatttgccagttttattagagagtgtaaatatcacaaaaaataatttgtaatttataaattttaacagtatataatcgcaaaaaagtaaagaaacatcttatttatttaaatcacaaaaaaagtgtaaatatcactattcagtttgtgatgctattacaaatttttgaaaggcaatcttaaaaaacataatgcatccataatgcatgtcattaagcctgaaaagttattttgtgtgaaaatgaccagctgtcgaaaacgctctttcggcatctacgctagttggtggtactgttagcaatgtgcgatatactttttccaagtatttgcctctaaatccctcatcttcaaataaatcgatttctcgtcggatggttttggatatatctgtattgtattttggttcgttgaattttttttattttctatttatcgctaggtttgtgagtaaaaaactttaagaaaatttactataaacttggcCAGATTTGAGCCGGTGAGtcgcttttttctttttcattttcatttttaaaatcattataattatgtaaataccgtaagacattttctatttcggtatgtttttcttctgtgcgatttttcagtatatatatatatatatatatatatatatatatataaaatatgtaatatataccAGTATTCACCTTTGACCATGGATTTccccccattagatactttttagttcaattttttttttccacgtgtatgtgagtgttgcGTTGTTTCTGACAgcgttttattttaactcaaaattttgtattgatgAGTAGCCGAAAGTGACAAAAAGGCTTTCAGGAATCgtatgaagaaaaatttacataatatcattaaatattgtgaccaagaagcagaaaacgaggaattaaaatattcctgaaaaaatttaataacatataaaaaagaaacattttaatataaaaaaaggtaattattattttgaaaaaaaataattaccaaattttaagaacagaaattaatgtttatgtcccttgtattaaataaaagttgctctgaaatattttactgtgcattagtacctttttccttctgCTTTTCTAATGATCTGTAATGCCTATGTCACATAAAGCAGCAAGTcttcattattaaatgtaaacatctcctcctttcatctttcctctcaccccaaTTTTGTCAAATGAAACCCATCCTAacacatgcgcaaaagcacggaggATTTTataatccgttgtcaaacagtattttatcacttctcatgattgtacgatgcaactttgtattcacagtctaattaatttcgcccgttaggaagacataaaaacaaaaacgtataccaCTTTGGCGGTCCCTGAACATAGtggagataattcaaaaaaattctaaaaaatagcgaaaaaaacggtatttaaacttgtgaataccggtattacaaagttgtacaaatggctcaaaataccggtattcggtatcgcggtataccggtattgcaatccctacttgccTATGGAGATGGatgttcatatttatatattaagatattatttagaaatatatatatatatataattaaaaagtgtgtaaatatatataattgtcatCGTATTATCTTAAAGCATCCTTCGAAGatgattatatatatgtattcacttttttattttgcaataaactaaatttaattgaatttatgtttttcagttgttttaaatagaaagtgaatagatttttttttaaaaaaaatgtattccatattaatcatttaacatcCTAAAAATCAATAATGTGGTCAAATAAACTGGTCTCTAAAGGCGACTAGTTTAaagaaatatgcttattttaatgTTCCGTGGTCTTCCTTTCAATGGTAGCATGCTACCTAATGTTCCATAAAATATTCAACTTCacatttgctattaattttagcTGAAACTCTGTTTTCTAACATTAAAGGAGAATGTATGCGGTGGGGTTCCACAGGACAAGCTGTTTGATCTGAAACTACCGAATTTTGCACTGATCTACATTTAAGGTGAAAATATGTACACATCTATTAAAACATCTATCTGTACAAGTgaacagaattttcaaattaattaaaaattactcaaaaatttggccagaaaatactatttcaaaaaacCAATTTTCTcaccattttaaagtttatttttttttttaaattgtcaagcaaaattttatcgcaattaagtaattctattaaaaaaatgtttctacatgattttcaacaatagatttgaTGATTACACACTGAAACTTAAACCGTTGtattgtttcaacaaatatttatttatgggaTTTTCTTCCCTGCTTGAAACTATGGAAAAaggattctattttatttctgtgtGGTTTCTATGACTAATGAGAAGTGAAATAATAGTAATGATATCAAATgaagataatgcattttgaatgatttataatGTTCCGGACTTTGACTGCATTAGGAGAGTTCCTTTGCTCAATAGGTGCAGGACAATTAAAACTACACGGAATATCTCAGtttgatacttaaaatatttcctgaGGGTGCAATGAACACAAAAGTTATGCATAAATGAATGGTGGAAAATTATATACAATCCATTTCCCCGGCAAAGCCGCGAATCACCAAAGCGACTAAtaacattcttatttattaaacagataagaaaatattttcatcgctCGAAACAACAGCTAGACAGGATTCCAAATAGAATTTATAAGTGGTTCTCTGAAAAATGTCACCAAGTCCCAAAACATGACTTACTGCACTAAATTGTTCTAAAAATCGATTTTCTAGGGAGATAGGGAAAAATTcgtttaatctttaaataaaaattaccgaGTTTATTATATGAGCATGTCAGGTAGATAACcttgaacatttaaaattaattgaataattttaaatgaatttttaaaaatattaatacagtttttgtGCTTGctggaataaattgaaattttacagttTCAAATGTCATGAGCGATTTCAAAGGCCTGATTTAGATATTCATGCAAACCATggataaagtgtttaaaaataacgAAGAAAATAACGAATTCGTGAAATTAAATAAGAGAGTTTATTGCTACAAACATTTACAAAAGTTGGCATTCGCATAGCTTCTTTGCCTTCGATCTAAGCCATTTCCAGGATCTTCACATCACGTGAGAGTAGGTTGGCTTCACTGATGCTCTACTGTCTGAAATTGATGAAGATGTTATTAGATTAGAAAAAGCAGCAGCGGACATATAAAATGCCGTAGGTACGCTATCAAAGTCTTATTAtaagtcaaaattatttatagaatatttatcacaaaattaaattttaatcaaaattgtaatCGATATTAGGCTCTCTGAACCCTAATTACTCTCACAAAAAATTCGTAATGCATACaagtatagaaataaatttaaaaaaaaaactgatttcaaaatgAGCTCTTAGCAACGAAATTCGATTTCACATTTTCCATTTCAAAAGTCATAAGCTTTGTTTATGTGCTCTTTAATACCTTTGAAATGCTATAAATACTATCAGTTCATTGTAACATCGAAAAGATTCTGTAAGTCTGAAAAAATCGAATTCACATTCAGAAAAATCATAATAACAAAATCTATCTAATTTTGTAGAACAATAACTGTTATCAAAATTAATCAATCGATAACGACTTAAATCTATCCATGACATGAAGAattcaatgtgaaaaaaatgtaaaaagtttttgGGCTAACAGAGTTATCTGTTAGCCAATTCCATctacatttttgaaatacttttacaaaataaacaatatttatttataagaaaacgagttgttcttttgttttgaagTGCTGTCAATTGATTCTTTGCGAACTAttctaataacataataaaaaaaataattacatagcCATGTCAATGTGTTACATACATTTTTTACGAGCAATACTATTCTGATATAGCCAGAGTGAAGTAGAAAACCAAATCtcgatataaaaatcaaaatatttccatttaaaaactattttaaatacatgGATCAATTTATACTCACCCATTGTATTAGAGGAAGTAATTTAATGATGCCCATATCCATAACCACCATATCCTTTTCCATAACCTCCAAGGCCGTATCCACCGTGTCCTCCATATCCGCCGAGACCATAACCTCCGTAACCTCCGTGACCATATCCTCCATATCCTCCGACAAGCGCCTTGCCATAACCTCCATATCCGCCCTGTCCATAGCCGCCATATCCTCCTAGACCTTTACCATAGCCGCCATAGCCTCCATGTCCGTAACTACCTCCATAGCCTCCATGTCCGTAACCACCTCCATAGCCGCCAAGTCCTTTACCATACCCACCGAGTCCATAACCGCCACCGTAACCGCTGAGTCCTTTCCCGTAGCCAGAGCTGACGATAATTCCATGGCCGCCTCCGTATCCGCCATAACCACCACCGTAACCACTTTTGTAGCTGGTGGCATTAGCAACCACCGCAGCGCAGACAAGGAGGGCGATCTGCGAAAGAGaagaactttatttattattggttTCAAATCGGAGTCGTGAAATAAAGTTGAAGTAGTTAGGAAAGGttccaattccatttttaaaaatatttcattaacattgAAACAGGTTGAGTGTGATAcagtaatgaaattaaactatgcaGTCAACATGAGTTTAGGAAGCATGATCTTCAATGCTTTCAGAAGTTTTTTAATTGCCAATCATGATTGTAAGAGGAACCTTGAAGAACAATTTAGAATCACAgcttatgcattttatatatttttcagtatgaataagaaatgaaagcTAGGGACTCAAAATATGCGATGAAATAATAGGTGCAATTAGCGATCAGATGGTTCGCCAGGATTAATGGtcgccaaaattttaaattaaatattttaagtaaagttAATTGAATTACTTCTTCAGCAAAATCATTTTAATCTCCAAATTTTAATAACCATATAACTCGTATAAACATCATCCTATTAAACTACGTTTATAAGACGGATATAATGCTTAcaatagagatattttaaagtCATGGAAATCTTATTCTTGTATCTAGTTATCTAAAAAATgtcctttcatatttattttattcgggCACGtgctaaaaattaaactttcctAGTTTTAATTGGCCAGCAGAATTAGTCTTTTAATTTCGGTTTTTGTCAGCATGATGATGacactgataaaaataatttttcatgccaGCATAACATGctcgtgcaagttaaattttatttttacttgttacaagttacattttatacatatatataaatctaaattaatggAAGAATTCTTCCAGAAATGAAGAGTATTTGCCAGAAATGAGGATAGAATCAGCGtagatgaaatgaaaatgcaaCTTACCACAAATTGTTTCATACTGTGGTCGGAAGAGATCCTTTCTTAAGCAGAAAGAGTTGACGAATGAAGCTCTAGTCATCCGCGAGTCATTTTATATGCGGTATCCGTTCGAGAAATTGGGTTGATTTCAgttcaagaaaagtgaaaaacCCCGCCCCCAGTCGAAACTTTCTCCTGCGACATTTGAAAAGTTATCTGACAAGCGGTCGTGCGCCATTGTTACGTGATGTTCGACCGAAGAAGATGGATGGGGGAAGGGGTGTAGAATACCTTGAGAATAAGAAAGAAGGAAGGAAACTTAATAATATTTGGAAGTTATTGGCTTTGAGCGATCGAATTAATTGTGAAAGcgtcaaaaaatatcaaataagacgttcgttgaagaaataaaaaaataagtcgaTTTCAGCTGTGACATGACTTCTGTTTAAAATGCGCCCATGTTTTGTCTTAatctaaactataaaaattcattattatttaacaatttttttatttatatcagtaCATGTTTCTTGAGGATGGTTAAATGAAGGGAACAGGCTCTATTCTTGGTTTTCTTTGTCTCCCACGctgtattttcaaacaaatttgttAATTTGTAGTGCGCTGGAGCGTTGAGTCCTTTTGTTGTTGATGCCTGTCGGTTAagaaaaatccttaaataaaaagaaaaaaatatctgctgtGTGATATTGAGTTCTTTTTTTCTCTGACGATA
The Argiope bruennichi chromosome 6, qqArgBrue1.1, whole genome shotgun sequence DNA segment above includes these coding regions:
- the LOC129972449 gene encoding acanthoscurrin-2-like, with product MKQFVIALLVCAAVVANATSYKSGYGGGYGGYGGGHGIIVSSGYGKGLSGYGGGYGLGGYGKGLGGYGGGYGHGGYGGSYGHGGYGGYGKGLGGYGGYGQGGYGGYGKALVGGYGGYGHGGYGGYGLGGYGGHGGYGLGGYGKGYGGYGYGHH